The following are from one region of the Sandaracinus amylolyticus genome:
- the tagF gene encoding type VI secretion system-associated protein TagF — translation MSWTVFGKTPREGDFVRHDLRDPLAMECFRWVADSVARLPTWVRAIPTQGMRFVFSGSANDRALVGTMIRSQDRVGREFPLVALRVVPASDVVRVFPAIPLAWSNALGGARRALELGATQSLVDVVRTLAEIAIPSGADTRDAYARAAQALQLAATNDFHDRVFGEGDAAPHYAYHTVRVAAAQVGRAQGPALVCPVTVATDAMAWLELARRLLPTLDRPLSCLWTSGADARLVVCLADPPASALHAVVGCAVDSARIWPLSTTSQAARAKARTVIEPLLPPPSAPLVAVIDALTQTQRSPA, via the coding sequence ATGAGCTGGACGGTCTTCGGCAAGACACCGCGCGAGGGCGACTTCGTGCGCCACGATCTGCGCGATCCCCTCGCGATGGAGTGTTTTCGGTGGGTGGCCGACTCCGTCGCTCGACTGCCCACCTGGGTGCGCGCGATTCCGACGCAGGGAATGCGATTCGTGTTCTCGGGGAGCGCGAATGATCGCGCGCTCGTGGGCACGATGATCCGCAGTCAGGATCGCGTCGGCCGGGAGTTCCCGCTGGTCGCGCTGCGCGTGGTCCCCGCGTCCGACGTCGTGCGCGTGTTCCCCGCGATCCCGCTCGCGTGGTCCAACGCGCTCGGAGGCGCACGGCGCGCGCTCGAGCTCGGTGCGACGCAGTCGTTGGTCGACGTCGTGCGCACGCTCGCGGAGATCGCGATCCCGTCCGGAGCCGACACCCGCGATGCCTATGCGCGCGCGGCGCAGGCGCTGCAGCTCGCGGCGACCAACGACTTCCACGATCGGGTCTTCGGCGAGGGCGATGCCGCGCCCCACTACGCCTATCACACGGTGCGCGTCGCCGCGGCGCAGGTCGGTCGCGCGCAGGGCCCTGCACTGGTGTGCCCGGTGACGGTCGCGACCGACGCGATGGCGTGGCTCGAGCTCGCGCGCCGCCTCCTGCCGACGCTCGATCGCCCGCTCTCGTGCTTGTGGACGAGCGGCGCCGACGCGCGGCTCGTCGTCTGTCTCGCCGACCCGCCCGCTTCGGCGCTGCACGCGGTGGTCGGATGCGCGGTCGATTCCGCTCGCATCTGGCCGCTCTCGACGACCAGCCAGGCCGCGCGCGCGAAGGCGCGCACCGTGATCGAGCCGCTGCTCCCGCCGCCGAGCGCACCGCTCGTCGCCGTGATCGATGCGCTGACCCAGACCCAGAGGAGCCCCGCATGA
- a CDS encoding type VI secretion system Vgr family protein, protein MADDREHTPAPEHAEETEDEVREGLETAQEVIEGVSRGAEMAQQMAEGGGGTGEIDAMGALQGTGAALGVADQVAGLAGADPAVRTVLAVGQQAAGIAAAAYEAGEALVEAGEAIIEAITGEAEQHRVDYEFECEAQSDAGWRIREIEIDEELNRPYRARLLLVTDDVDALPNDLLGQDCRIRIKRGEDTSRSVHGLISRVEHGQRSERHLTTTVEVVPALDVLRHVRDSRIFQNLTSLEVIDALVGVSLQQYGRELRIDATAKYLKREYCVQYQESVLDFFHRLCEDEGLTYFFEQSGEHETLVIVDDNASYAPCYLLTTAADVPFVAHRGGDIARAEPVYALTAADQLGPTSLTLADFDWTADTLPFSGDQRSRDARDRDREQYEHGGTVSADYDESGRRYTTHDLKYRIERGRERQALTTFEYRGDGAVTGFTVGTVFTLSGHPEPALDGEYLLIAVRHRGRDMHAGDAAQDGDGENELEYANEFVCIPSSVPHRPSQRTSKPRVHGIQTALVVGPSNEEIWTDVHGRIRVQFHWDRVGRNDQDSTCWVRVMQSWAGAGFGTMFIPRIGMEVVVTFLDGDPDRPLVTGCVYNANNVPPITLPDDKTQSVVRTKSSMNSDGFNELRFEDKAGSERVYLHAQKDLAEEVEHDHSTHVKRNQSNTVDATQRETIGQDQHLHVKGDRYKTVDKDEDVHVIGNRNTRVDVDATDHIRENQTTKIGGREHKEVKHERNLLVNGPVTEQLIGGRNCLISKHDVLHVKQNRSVTVDKQLNISATEHFKVQRGDTQLYLKDVGYLSAPGKVQIVSTGNKVEIGAATELKIVCGAASITLKSNGEVTISGPNKVTVGSGGSNSVETAPTGVTVKGARIESNATGTHTIAGALVRIN, encoded by the coding sequence ATGGCCGACGACCGAGAGCACACGCCCGCCCCCGAGCACGCCGAGGAGACCGAGGACGAGGTCCGCGAAGGTCTCGAGACCGCCCAGGAGGTCATCGAAGGCGTCTCGCGCGGCGCCGAGATGGCGCAGCAGATGGCCGAGGGCGGCGGCGGGACCGGCGAGATCGACGCCATGGGCGCGCTGCAGGGCACTGGCGCGGCGCTCGGCGTCGCGGATCAAGTCGCCGGGCTCGCGGGCGCCGATCCCGCGGTGCGCACGGTGCTCGCCGTGGGGCAGCAGGCGGCCGGGATCGCGGCTGCCGCCTACGAGGCGGGCGAAGCCCTCGTCGAGGCAGGTGAAGCGATCATCGAGGCGATCACCGGCGAGGCCGAGCAGCATCGCGTCGACTACGAGTTCGAGTGCGAGGCCCAGTCGGACGCGGGCTGGCGAATTCGAGAGATCGAGATCGACGAAGAGCTGAATCGTCCGTACCGAGCGCGCCTGTTGCTCGTCACCGACGACGTCGATGCGCTCCCGAACGATCTCCTGGGGCAGGACTGCCGCATCCGGATCAAGCGCGGAGAGGACACCAGCCGCTCGGTGCACGGGTTGATCTCGCGCGTCGAGCATGGTCAGCGCAGCGAGCGTCACCTCACGACGACCGTCGAGGTCGTTCCCGCGCTCGACGTGCTGCGACACGTGCGCGACAGCCGGATTTTCCAGAACCTCACCTCGCTCGAGGTGATCGACGCGCTCGTGGGGGTCTCGCTGCAGCAGTACGGCCGCGAGCTCCGCATCGACGCCACCGCGAAGTATCTGAAGCGCGAGTACTGCGTCCAATACCAGGAGAGCGTCCTCGACTTCTTCCATCGCCTCTGCGAGGACGAGGGGCTCACCTATTTCTTCGAGCAGAGCGGAGAGCACGAGACGCTCGTCATCGTCGACGACAACGCGAGCTACGCGCCCTGCTATCTGCTCACCACCGCGGCCGACGTGCCGTTCGTGGCCCACCGCGGCGGTGACATCGCACGCGCCGAGCCCGTGTATGCGCTCACCGCAGCCGATCAGCTGGGCCCGACGAGCCTCACCCTCGCCGACTTCGACTGGACCGCCGACACCCTCCCGTTTTCCGGTGACCAGCGGAGCCGCGACGCGCGAGATCGCGATCGCGAGCAGTACGAGCACGGCGGCACGGTCAGCGCCGACTACGACGAGAGTGGTCGTCGCTACACGACGCACGATCTGAAGTACCGAATCGAGCGTGGCAGAGAGCGACAGGCGCTCACGACGTTCGAGTACCGCGGGGACGGCGCAGTCACCGGCTTCACGGTGGGCACGGTGTTCACGCTGTCGGGACATCCCGAGCCGGCGCTCGACGGCGAGTACCTGCTCATCGCCGTGCGCCATCGCGGGCGCGACATGCACGCGGGCGATGCTGCGCAGGACGGCGATGGCGAGAACGAGCTCGAGTACGCGAACGAGTTCGTCTGCATCCCGTCGTCGGTCCCGCATCGCCCGTCGCAGCGCACGTCGAAGCCGCGCGTTCACGGCATCCAGACGGCGCTCGTCGTGGGCCCGTCGAACGAAGAGATCTGGACCGACGTGCACGGCCGCATCCGCGTCCAGTTCCACTGGGATCGCGTGGGGAGGAACGATCAGGACAGCACCTGCTGGGTGCGCGTGATGCAGAGCTGGGCGGGCGCGGGCTTCGGCACGATGTTCATCCCGCGCATCGGCATGGAGGTCGTGGTCACGTTCCTCGACGGCGATCCCGACCGCCCGCTCGTGACCGGCTGCGTCTACAACGCGAACAACGTCCCGCCGATCACCCTGCCCGACGACAAGACCCAGAGCGTCGTCCGCACCAAGAGCTCGATGAACAGCGACGGCTTCAACGAGCTGCGCTTCGAGGACAAGGCGGGCAGCGAGCGAGTCTATCTGCACGCCCAGAAAGACCTCGCGGAGGAGGTCGAGCACGACCACTCGACCCACGTGAAGCGCAACCAGTCGAACACGGTGGACGCGACGCAGCGCGAGACGATTGGCCAGGACCAGCACCTCCACGTGAAAGGCGACCGATACAAGACGGTTGACAAGGACGAGGATGTTCACGTGATCGGCAATCGCAACACGCGCGTCGACGTGGATGCGACCGATCACATCCGCGAGAATCAGACGACGAAGATCGGCGGGCGCGAGCACAAGGAGGTCAAGCACGAGCGCAACCTCCTGGTTAACGGCCCAGTCACCGAACAACTGATCGGTGGCCGGAACTGCCTCATCTCGAAGCACGATGTGCTGCACGTCAAACAGAACCGCAGCGTCACGGTCGATAAGCAGCTCAACATCTCCGCGACCGAGCACTTCAAGGTCCAGCGCGGCGATACCCAGCTCTATCTGAAGGACGTCGGTTACCTCAGCGCGCCGGGCAAGGTGCAGATCGTGAGCACTGGCAACAAGGTGGAGATCGGCGCAGCCACCGAGCTCAAGATCGTCTGTGGCGCCGCGAGCATCACGCTCAAGTCGAATGGCGAAGTCACCATCTCCGGTCCGAACAAGGTCACCGTGGGATCGGGAGGCTCCAACTCGGTCGAGACCGCGCCGACCGGCGTCACGGTGAAAGGCGCGCGCATCGAGTCGAACGCAACCGGAACCCACACGATCGCGGGAGCGCTCGTGCGCATCAACTGA
- the tssC gene encoding type VI secretion system contractile sheath large subunit: MSTQLSPQPQTAAAEARELSVLDEILAETKIAPTDDGYDIAKKGVEAFLAHFLTQPSAGDKVDKVAVDMMIAEIDRKLSAQLNAILHQDRFQSIERSWRSLKYLVDNTDFRANCRVDILSCTKDELATDFEDAPEITKSGLYRHAYSAEYGTFGGKPYGTMVSSFDFGPGPQDVQLLRNCAAVGAMSHAPFLANASPKFFGVETYTELPALKDLQSIFEGPQYAKWRGFRETEDARYVGLCVPRMLMRLPYGPESNPVKAFHFEEDVIGEHERYLWGPTSFALAARLSDSFARYKWAANCIGPKGGGAVENMHLHQFEAMGAIETKIPTEIQLTDRREYELAEQGFIGLVWRKESDNAAFFSANSVQKPKVFPNTPEGKAAETNFRLGMMLPYMFMITRVAHYIKVLQREQIGTFKSREDMEKGLNKWLSQYAVDMESPAPEVRARRPFRKAQIVVKDVDGQPGWYSCQILLQPHFKYAGADFTLSLVGRLDKK, translated from the coding sequence ATGTCCACGCAGCTGAGCCCCCAGCCCCAGACCGCCGCCGCCGAAGCACGCGAGCTCTCCGTCCTCGACGAGATCCTCGCCGAGACGAAGATCGCGCCCACCGACGACGGCTACGACATCGCGAAGAAGGGCGTCGAGGCGTTCCTCGCGCACTTCCTCACGCAGCCGAGCGCCGGCGACAAGGTCGACAAGGTCGCCGTCGACATGATGATCGCCGAGATCGATCGGAAGCTCTCGGCGCAGCTCAACGCCATCCTCCACCAGGATCGATTCCAGTCGATCGAGCGCAGCTGGCGCAGCCTCAAGTACCTCGTCGACAACACCGATTTCCGCGCGAATTGCCGCGTCGACATCCTCTCGTGCACCAAGGACGAGCTCGCGACGGATTTCGAGGACGCGCCGGAGATCACGAAGTCGGGCCTCTACCGTCATGCGTACTCGGCGGAGTACGGCACGTTCGGCGGCAAGCCCTACGGCACGATGGTCTCGAGCTTCGACTTCGGTCCCGGCCCGCAGGACGTGCAGCTCCTGCGCAACTGCGCGGCGGTCGGCGCGATGTCGCACGCGCCCTTCCTCGCCAACGCGAGCCCGAAGTTCTTCGGCGTCGAGACCTACACCGAGCTCCCGGCGCTCAAGGACCTTCAGAGCATCTTCGAGGGCCCGCAGTACGCGAAGTGGCGCGGGTTCCGCGAGACCGAGGACGCGCGCTACGTCGGCCTCTGCGTCCCGCGCATGCTGATGCGCCTGCCCTACGGCCCCGAGAGCAATCCGGTGAAGGCCTTCCACTTCGAGGAAGACGTCATCGGCGAGCACGAGCGATATCTCTGGGGCCCGACGAGCTTCGCGCTCGCAGCGCGCCTGTCGGACTCCTTCGCTCGCTACAAGTGGGCGGCGAACTGCATCGGTCCGAAGGGCGGTGGTGCGGTGGAGAACATGCATCTCCACCAGTTCGAGGCGATGGGCGCGATCGAGACGAAGATCCCGACCGAGATCCAGCTCACCGACCGTCGCGAGTACGAGCTCGCGGAGCAGGGCTTCATCGGCCTCGTCTGGCGCAAGGAGTCCGACAACGCCGCGTTCTTCAGCGCGAACTCGGTGCAGAAGCCGAAGGTCTTCCCGAACACCCCCGAGGGCAAGGCCGCGGAGACCAACTTCCGCCTCGGCATGATGCTCCCGTACATGTTCATGATCACGCGCGTCGCGCACTACATCAAAGTGCTCCAGCGCGAGCAGATCGGAACGTTCAAGTCGCGCGAGGACATGGAGAAGGGCCTCAACAAGTGGCTCTCCCAGTACGCGGTGGACATGGAGTCGCCCGCGCCCGAGGTCCGCGCGCGACGCCCGTTCCGCAAGGCGCAGATCGTGGTAAAGGACGTCGACGGACAGCCGGGCTGGTACTCGTGCCAGATCCTGCTCCAGCCGCACTTCAAGTACGCCGGCGCCGACTTCACGCTCTCGCTGGTCGGCCGTCTCGACAAGAAGTGA
- a CDS encoding PAAR domain-containing protein: MTIINDIGWARIEGLMSSDEPPAEGDRVRSPGQDIPLRSPREGHPIGANTGFVPIDVLSDCLDRTIAPFVDAPPPEQGTWGAIAQYGGGIVGLASAIPDLVDTAMSQIPVPSIMEIVPFPAATIMSPHMGTPHGHLHPPSLLPPAPVPIPLPSLGMPVPAGCVSVLIAGFPALRCGDMGLGLTCVSLAPAFEVMTGSRNVFIGGQRAARISDITMHCNPIALATVGSVLSDIANVGIGMANALAHQHAAEERSASAEEAREQVEEASSEAEAAAAAAEASGMAAQAVGEALAGTMAALQAVCDAMTATLKALLGTDVGVAPGVGIVSMGSTTVLIGGASMPSASLVVGHLRESFARRSCRSRSRVVRWLGGLVGRPDCA, translated from the coding sequence GTGACGATCATCAACGACATCGGTTGGGCGCGCATCGAAGGGTTGATGTCCTCGGACGAGCCGCCCGCAGAGGGCGATCGCGTGCGCAGCCCGGGCCAGGACATCCCGCTCCGCTCGCCGCGCGAAGGCCACCCGATCGGCGCGAACACCGGCTTCGTGCCGATCGACGTTCTCTCCGATTGCCTCGATCGCACGATCGCCCCATTCGTCGATGCGCCGCCTCCCGAGCAGGGCACGTGGGGAGCGATCGCCCAATATGGAGGCGGCATCGTCGGCCTCGCGAGCGCGATCCCGGATCTCGTCGACACGGCCATGTCGCAGATCCCCGTTCCCTCGATCATGGAGATCGTTCCATTTCCCGCCGCGACGATCATGTCGCCGCACATGGGCACGCCCCACGGGCACCTCCATCCGCCGAGCTTGCTCCCACCGGCACCGGTACCGATCCCTCTGCCCAGCTTGGGAATGCCCGTCCCCGCAGGCTGCGTCAGCGTACTGATCGCTGGGTTCCCTGCGCTGCGCTGCGGCGACATGGGCCTGGGCCTGACGTGCGTCAGCCTCGCTCCCGCGTTCGAGGTGATGACCGGATCGCGGAACGTGTTCATCGGCGGCCAGCGCGCGGCACGAATCTCCGACATCACGATGCACTGCAATCCGATCGCGCTGGCCACGGTGGGATCGGTCCTCAGCGACATCGCGAACGTGGGCATAGGGATGGCAAACGCCCTCGCCCATCAACATGCCGCCGAGGAACGCTCTGCTTCCGCCGAAGAAGCGCGCGAACAGGTCGAAGAGGCGAGCTCGGAGGCCGAAGCCGCGGCAGCCGCGGCGGAAGCATCGGGAATGGCGGCCCAGGCCGTCGGCGAAGCGCTCGCGGGCACGATGGCCGCGCTGCAGGCGGTATGCGACGCGATGACGGCGACGCTCAAGGCGCTGCTGGGCACCGACGTCGGCGTCGCGCCCGGTGTGGGCATCGTCTCGATGGGCTCGACGACGGTCTTGATCGGCGGCGCATCGATGCCGAGCGCATCACTCGTCGTGGGGCATCTGCGCGAGTCGTTCGCGCGCCGTTCGTGCCGGAGCCGGTCGCGCGTGGTGCGGTGGCTCGGCGGCCTCGTGGGTCGGCCGGACTGCGCCTGA
- the tssA gene encoding type VI secretion system protein TssA, with protein MSLESLTPTLEPWVRPIAGAAPAGPDPRALPAYQSLREEIAKLESPAAGPCRWDVVEREATSVLAASKDLSTAAYLAGALAQRRGVGGLALGTALLASLLERYDAFHPARPRARANALVWFLDRAEQQAGALQVGAGDRAHLVAMESALSALRQHAAERLGDDAPGTHRLAEALQRLTMSLPPEAPAPPPVVAPPAAVQAAAAPPSVTPVAPPPAPVIMPSPAPSAAEEPSKIPQFLVQVGSSLVSTAKSVRAASPSDLSALRLFFAGLHLPIAQVPAITKERRTAMPAPPAALRQEVERASHDVDPLRTIDLCLRALEKHRFWIDAHLTIQRALVARGARDVAELHAHELRALVARLPGLLEAEFADGTPFVAPATREWLDSLATGDVGLRSDDRAESPIDLALREAKETLRAGRTSDALGRAQQAVRLATTARERFVARLELAALALEAKAPAVALALSAELHREAIARDLAEWDAPLAARACALYLRACAAGSEKGPLPFVPADVHARLCLLDPATAASLPRG; from the coding sequence ATGAGCCTCGAGTCCTTGACGCCGACCCTCGAGCCGTGGGTGCGCCCGATCGCGGGCGCTGCGCCCGCAGGTCCCGATCCCCGCGCGTTGCCGGCGTACCAGAGCCTGCGCGAAGAGATCGCGAAGCTCGAGTCGCCTGCTGCCGGGCCGTGCCGCTGGGACGTGGTCGAGCGCGAAGCGACGAGCGTCCTCGCCGCATCGAAGGATCTCTCGACCGCGGCGTACCTCGCGGGCGCGCTGGCGCAGCGTCGCGGTGTCGGTGGGCTCGCGCTCGGCACCGCGCTGCTCGCGTCGCTGCTCGAGCGCTACGACGCGTTCCATCCCGCGCGCCCGCGAGCCCGCGCGAACGCCCTCGTGTGGTTCCTCGATCGCGCGGAGCAACAGGCCGGCGCGCTGCAGGTCGGCGCGGGCGATCGCGCCCACCTCGTCGCGATGGAGAGCGCGCTCTCCGCGCTGCGACAGCATGCGGCGGAGCGCCTCGGCGACGATGCACCGGGTACGCATCGGCTCGCGGAGGCCTTGCAGCGACTGACGATGTCGCTGCCCCCCGAAGCGCCGGCGCCGCCTCCGGTGGTCGCGCCTCCTGCCGCGGTCCAGGCCGCCGCCGCGCCGCCGAGCGTGACCCCCGTGGCGCCGCCGCCCGCGCCTGTGATCATGCCCTCGCCCGCGCCGAGCGCGGCCGAAGAACCGAGCAAGATCCCGCAGTTCCTCGTGCAGGTCGGCAGCTCGCTCGTGTCGACCGCGAAGAGCGTCCGCGCTGCGAGCCCGAGCGATCTCTCCGCGCTGCGTCTCTTCTTCGCGGGGCTCCACCTCCCGATCGCGCAGGTCCCCGCGATCACCAAGGAGCGCCGCACCGCGATGCCCGCACCGCCGGCCGCGCTGCGCCAGGAGGTCGAGCGCGCATCGCACGACGTTGATCCGCTGCGCACGATCGACCTCTGCCTGCGCGCCCTCGAGAAGCATCGCTTCTGGATCGACGCGCACCTGACGATCCAGCGCGCGCTCGTCGCACGCGGCGCCCGTGATGTCGCGGAGCTGCACGCGCACGAGCTCCGCGCCCTCGTCGCGCGGTTGCCCGGTCTGCTCGAGGCCGAGTTCGCCGATGGCACTCCCTTCGTCGCGCCCGCGACCCGCGAGTGGCTCGACTCGCTCGCGACCGGCGACGTGGGGCTTCGCTCCGACGATCGCGCCGAGAGCCCGATCGACCTCGCGCTGCGCGAGGCGAAGGAGACCTTGCGCGCCGGCCGCACCAGCGACGCGCTCGGTCGCGCGCAGCAGGCCGTGCGTCTCGCGACCACCGCCCGCGAGCGCTTCGTCGCGCGCCTCGAGCTCGCTGCGCTCGCCCTCGAAGCGAAGGCACCCGCAGTCGCGCTCGCGCTCTCGGCCGAGCTCCATCGCGAAGCGATCGCGCGCGATCTCGCGGAGTGGGACGCGCCGCTCGCCGCGCGTGCCTGCGCGCTCTACCTGCGCGCGTGCGCCGCGGGCTCCGAGAAGGGCCCCCTCCCCTTCGTCCCCGCCGACGTGCACGCACGGCTCTGTCTGCTCGACCCTGCGACCGCCGCGTCGCTGCCGCGCGGCTGA
- the tssB gene encoding type VI secretion system contractile sheath small subunit, whose amino-acid sequence MSKDQSVAPKERINITYKSATGDVAEDVELPFRTLVLGDFTGRPDDSLIEERKPVAIDKDNFNDVLREQDVKLDLNVPDHLSGREGQELPVQIAIRSMKDFEPEQIAEQVPAMKQLLELRAALTALKGPMSNAPAFRKRLAASIADPDARAKLLAELGLENKGE is encoded by the coding sequence ATGTCGAAGGATCAGAGCGTCGCGCCGAAGGAGCGCATCAACATCACCTACAAGTCGGCCACCGGCGACGTCGCGGAGGACGTCGAGCTGCCCTTCCGCACGCTCGTGCTCGGCGACTTCACCGGCCGCCCCGACGACTCGCTCATCGAGGAGCGCAAGCCGGTCGCGATCGACAAGGACAACTTCAACGACGTCCTCCGCGAGCAGGACGTGAAGCTCGACCTCAACGTCCCCGATCACCTCTCGGGCCGCGAGGGCCAGGAGCTCCCGGTCCAGATCGCGATCCGCTCGATGAAGGACTTCGAGCCCGAGCAGATCGCGGAGCAGGTCCCCGCGATGAAGCAGCTCCTCGAGCTGCGCGCTGCGCTCACCGCGCTGAAGGGCCCGATGAGCAACGCGCCTGCGTTCCGCAAGCGCCTCGCCGCGAGCATCGCCGACCCGGATGCGCGCGCGAAGCTGCTCGCCGAGCTCGGCCTCGAGAACAAGGGCGAGTGA